In Thermotoga sp. KOL6, the DNA window ACCAGTTCATCTGGTACAATATCTTTCACGATGTAGTAAGTTAGGCCCTCATGTCCACTCCACGAAAACAAAGAAATAACCATCAATACCAAAAAAACCAACGTAAGTGATTTCATTTCGTTCACCTCCATACAAAGTCTAACACAAAGAGGTGCATTCAGGTATGAAACTCTATTTAGTAAGACATGGAGAGACTTCGTGGAATGAAAAAGGTCTTTGGCAAGGTATAGCAGATGTTCCCTTGAATGAGAGAGGAAGAAATCAAGCAAAAAAATTGGCGGAAAGATTGAAAAAAGCAGACGCTGTGTACTCCAGCCCCCTCATGAGAAGTTTCGAAACCGCAAAAGAGATTGCTGAAAAATTCGAAAAAAAGGTCAAAATCGAAGAAGGATTGAAAGAATGCGAAATATCCCTGTGGAATGGTCTCACCGTTGAGGAAGCTATGAGAGAATACCCTTACGAATTCAAAAAATGGTCCACAGACCCAAACTTTGAGGTAGAGGGGCTTGAATCTATGAAAAATGTGCAGAAACGAGTGGTAAAATCCATGATAAAGATCGTGGCTCGAGAAAGGTTGAATGGATCAAATGATGTTGTAGTTGTGTCTCATTCGCTATCTCTGAGATCTTTTATTTGCTGGGTGTTAGGACTTCCTCTCCATCTTCATCGAAATTTCAAACTCGACAACGCTTCCCTGAGCATAGTAGAAATCGAAAGCAAGCCTAGACTTATTCTTCTGAACGACACGTGTCATTTGGAAAGCTCTTGAACACTTTCGAGTATGTGGTATCATATTTTATGTGGGTGGCGGCGTAGCCAAGCGGTCTAAGGCGGGGGTCTGCAAAATCCCTATTCGTGGGTTCGAATCCCACCGCCGCCTCCAGTGAGCCAGGCATCAAGGCCTGGCTTTTTATATTGAAGAAAGGAGGTAGTAGAAATGAAAAAATTCCTTCTCGCCTTGATTGTTGTAACGGCAACTATTCTCTTGGGAAAGGCAACACTTTACATTTACAACTGGGCGGATTACATTCCCGAAGATGTCATCAAAGCTTTCGAAGAAAAGTACAACTGTCGTGTTGTCTACGACACGTACGCATCCAACGAAGAAATGTATGCAAAATTCAAAGCCGGTGGTGGTAGAGGATACGATCTTATCTTTCCCTCCGGAGATTATGTCTCGATAATGTCAAAAGAAGGAATGCTACAAAAAATCGACCTCTCGAAGATACCTAATTTCAAATACCTCGATAAGGATATCCTTTCGAAAACCACGTACGACCCGAATCATGAATACAGTGTTCCATACATGATGGGATCAAC includes these proteins:
- a CDS encoding histidine phosphatase family protein, with product MKLYLVRHGETSWNEKGLWQGIADVPLNERGRNQAKKLAERLKKADAVYSSPLMRSFETAKEIAEKFEKKVKIEEGLKECEISLWNGLTVEEAMREYPYEFKKWSTDPNFEVEGLESMKNVQKRVVKSMIKIVARERLNGSNDVVVVSHSLSLRSFICWVLGLPLHLHRNFKLDNASLSIVEIESKPRLILLNDTCHLESS